A portion of the Melitaea cinxia chromosome 1, ilMelCinx1.1, whole genome shotgun sequence genome contains these proteins:
- the LOC123660581 gene encoding myrosinase 1-like, translated as MYCSEQTCIHIYELVLYTPKPRVPRPIVIYVFVLGKVEHLSKTSRIPREFALFLDKISDDPTPCSNEDEEISKQGYQHEVNTDIFQANCEHLDSPPPHLVQTSHPDEVLTPLNIEVTSSFNNSPAVYIEEFENLKILEFLYAEILNLSGGPKSNYTFPKSFLFGVSTASIQIEGAWNEDGKTENIWDHLVHTNPNFTKDGSTPEVAADSYHLYKRDAQMVHELGVDIYRFSISWPRILPTGLANQVNPLGIQYYKNLISELERYNITPMVTIYHWDLPQKLQDIGGWTNAHIVDYFTEYANILFDNFASKVKYWVTFNEPMQTCLEGYGSTGRAPALNRHGIAEYLCTHNLLKAHASVYHLYDRQYRPLYKGKIGMSLDSNWAEPKTNSSKDRQAAELYLKTHVGWYAHPVYSKEGNYPPELIKLVDEKSRQQNYSRSRLPKFTTDEVEYIKGTADFFGLNHYTTYLLSMAEREVGPIPSHENDIGIVRVQNPKWPSKSSSSWLKVVPFGFRRLLAWISRTYKNVPIIVTENGYADFSGVEDTARVSYYCHYLNSLLHAIHEDRSNVQGYFAWSLMDNWEWDDGYVSRFGLYLVDFKSPNKTRTPKASARLYSKVVSSRALPANYDPDDYSAFSGAPAVVPTILFILPLYRLLV; from the exons ATGTACTGCAGCGAACAAACATGTATTCACATATACGAGCTTGTTCTTTACACCCCGAAACCGCGCGTGCCGCGACCCATCGTCATTTACGTGTTTGTACTCGGCAAAGTCGAACATTTAAGCAAGACATCAAGAATTCCTCGAGAATTcg cccTTTTTTTGGATAAAATTAGTGACGATCCAACTCCTTGTAGCAACGAGGACGAAGAAATCTCTAAACAAG GCTATCAACACGAAGTTAACACCGATATTTTTCAGGCCAACTGCGAGCATCTTGATTCACCACCTCCTCATTTAGTACAAACCTCACATCCTGACGAAGTGCTTACACCATTAAATATAGAAGTAACCTCTAGTTTCAATAACTCACCAGCTGTTTACATTGAAGAATTTGAGAATTTGAAGATCCTAGAATTTCT GTATGCGGAAATATTAAACTTATCCGGAGGCCCGAAAAGTAATTACACATTCCCGAAAAGTTTCCTATTTGGCGTTTCTACAGCTTCAATTCAAATCGAGGGAGCGTGGAATGAAGATG gcaaaacagaaaatatatGGGACCACTTGGTGCACACAAACCCCAACTTTACCAAAGATGGTTCTACTCCCGAGGTGGCGGCTGATTCCTATCATTTATACAAAAGAGATGCTCAAATGGTACACGAATTAGGTGTAGATATTTACAGATTTTCAATATCCTGGCCTAGGATACTACCAACGGGCTTGGCGAACCAAGTCAATCCTCTCGGTATTCAGTATTACAAAAATCTTATAAGCGAACTCGAGAGATACAACATCACGCCTATGGTGACAATATATCACTGGGATCTTCCTCAAAAGTTACAAGACATTGGTGGTTGGACTAACGCTCATATAGTCGACTATTTTACGGAATACGCCAAtattttgttcgataactttGCCAGTAAAGTTAAATACTGGGTGACCTTTAACGAGCCTATGCAGACTTGTTTGGAAGGGTACGGTAGTACTGGTAGAGCCCCCGCTCTCAATCGCCACGGTATTGCTGAGTATCTTTGTACTCACAATCTGCTAAAGGCTCATGCCAGCGTCTACCATTTGTATGATAGACAATATCGACCGCTTTATAAAg GAAAGATCGGCATGTCCTTAGACTCAAATTGGGCAGAACCGAAAACCAATTCTTCAAAAGACCGACAAGCGGCTGAACTCTATTTAAAAACTCAT GTCGGTTGGTATGCGCACCCAGTCTATTCAAAAGAAGGTAATTATCCCCCAGAACTGATCAAGTTGGTCGATGAAAAAAGTCGTCAGCAGAACTACAGTCGCTCTCGTTTACCGAAGTTTACAACTGATGAAGTCGAGTATATAAAGGGAACAGCTGATTTCTTTGGTCTAAACCATTACACCACTTATCTTTTAAGTATGGCAGAAAGGGAAGTGGGACCAATTCCTTCACACGAAAATGACATTGGCATCGTTAGAGTTCAAAACCCCAAGTGGCCTTCGAAATCATCATCTTCGTGGCTTAAG GTTGTACCATTTGGCTTTCGTCGTCTCCTCGCTTGGATTAGCAGGACCTATAAGAATGTTCCTATAATTGTAACGGAGAACGGTTACGCTGACTTCAGCGGCGTCGAGGATACCGCTAGAGTGTCGTATTACTGTCATTACTTGAACTCCCTCCTGCACGCCATACACGAGGATCGCAGCAATGTGCAGGGATACTTCGCCTGGAGTTTGATGGACAACTGGGAGTGGGACGATGGATACGT GTCCCGCTTCGGTCTTTACTTGGTCGATTTCAAGAGTCCCAATAAGACGAGGACGCCAAAGGCCTCGGCACGGCTGTACTCGAAAGTAGTATCGTCACGAGCCCTACCCGCCAACTATGATCCCGATGACTACAGTGCCTTCTCGGGGGCCCCGGCAGTCGTCCCCACGATACTCTTCATTTTACCCCTTTATAGGCTACTCGTATGA